In Tenrec ecaudatus isolate mTenEca1 chromosome 4, mTenEca1.hap1, whole genome shotgun sequence, a single window of DNA contains:
- the LOC142446581 gene encoding olfactory receptor 4X2-like, whose product MADTHNVTEFIFLGLSPNLEVQRVCFVLFLLLYTAIVLGNFLIVLTVMTSSKLASPMYFFLSYLSFVEICYSSTTAPKLISDLLAERKTISRWGCMMQLFFIHFFGGTEIFLLTVMAYDRYVAICKPLNYTSIMNRQLCAVLVGTAWVGGFVHSFAQILLVFHLPFCGPNVIDHYFCDVQPLLRLACVDTWLIGLLIVSNAGTLSLITFVVLLASYVVILLHLRTLSSEGRRKALSTCGSHITVVLLFFGPCIFIYLRPSTTLSMDKMVSVFYTVITPLLNPVIYSLRNAEVKKAMKKLWIKTMKVDEK is encoded by the coding sequence ATGGCTGACACACACAATGTGACTGAATTTATTTTTCTGGGGCTTTCTCCTAATCTGGAGGTGCAGAGAGTTTGCTTTGTGCTCTTTTTGCTGTTGTACACAGCGATTGTGCTGGGGAATTTCCTCATTGTGCTCACCGTTATGACCAGCAGCAAGCTGGCttcccccatgtacttcttcctcagtTACCTGTCCTTTGTGGAGATCTGCTACTCTTCTACCACTGCCCCTAAGCTGATTTCAGACTTGCTGGCTGAGAGGAAAACCATATCTCGATGGGGTTGCATGATGCAGCTTTTCTTCATCCACTTCTTTGGGGGTACTGAGATTTTCCTGCTCACcgtgatggcctatgaccgctatgtggccatttgCAAGCCCCTCAACTACACCAGCATCATGAACCGGCAACTATGTGCTGTTCTCGTGGGAACAGCATGGGTGGGTGGCTTTGTACATTCCTTTGCCCAAATCCTTCTCGtcttccacctccccttctgtGGCCCCAATGTGATTGACCATTATTTTTGTGACGTGCAGCCTCTGCTCAGACTTGCCTGTGTCGACACTTGGCTCATTGGTCTGCTGATTGTTTCCAATGCGGGAACACTGTCTCTGATTACCTTTGTAGTTCTCTTAGCTTCTTATGTAGTTATTTTGCTTCATTTGAGGACTCTAAGCTCTGAGGGGCGGCGAAAGGCTCTCTCCACATGTGGGTCTCACATTACGGTGGTACTCTTGTTCTTTGGGCCCTGTATCTTCATCTATCTGAGGCCTTCTACCACTCTGTCCATGGACAAGATGGTGTCCGTGTTCTACACCGTGATCACCCCTCTCCTCAATCCTGTCATCTACTCCCTGAGAAATGCTGAAGTGAAAAAGGCCATGAAGAAGTTGTGGATTAAGACAATGAAAGTAGATGAGAAGTAG
- the LOC142446582 gene encoding olfactory receptor 4X2-like: MADTHNVTEFIFLGLSPNLEVQRVCFVLFLLLYTAIVLGNFLIVLTVMTSSKLASPMYFFLSYLSFVEICYSSTTAPKLISDLLAERKAISRWGCMTQLFFIHFFGGTEIFLLTVMAYDRYVAICKPLNYTSIMNRQLCAVLVGTAWVGGFVHSFAQILLVFHLPFCGPNVIDHYFCDLLPLLRLACADILHIGLLIVANGGTLSVISFLVLLGSYVVILFHLRTRSSEGRRKALSTCASHITVVLLFFGPCIFIYLRPSTTLSMDKFVAVFYTVITPLLNPVIYSLRNAEVKKAMKRLWIKTMKVDEK; this comes from the coding sequence ATGGCTGACACACACAATGTGACTGAATTTATTTTTCTGGGGCTTTCTCCTAATCTGGAGGTGCAGAGAGTTTGCTTTGTGCTCTTTTTGCTGTTGTACACAGCGATTGTGCTGGGGAATTTCCTCATTGTGCTCACCGTTATGACCAGCAGCAAGCTGGCttcccccatgtacttcttcctcagtTACCTGTCCTTTGTGGAGATCTGCTACTCTTCTACCACTGCCCCTAAGCTGATTTCAGACTTGCTGGCTGAGAGGAAAGCCATATCTCGATGGGGTTGCATGACACAGCTTTTCTTCATCCACTTCTTTGGGGGTACTGAGATTTTCCTGCTCACcgtgatggcctatgaccgctatgtggccatttgCAAGCCCCTCAACTACACCAGCATCATGAACCGGCAACTGTGTGCTGTTCTCGTGGGAACAGCATGGGTGGGTGGCTTTGTACATTCCTTTGCCCAAATCCTTCTCGtcttccacctccccttctgtGGCCCCAATGTGATTGACCATTATTTTTGTGACCTGCTGCCTCTGCTCAGACTTGCCTGCGCCGACATTTTGCACATCGGTCTGCTGATTGTTGCCAATGGGGGAACACTCTCTGTGATTAGCTTTTTAGTTCTCTTAGGTTCTTATGtagttattttgtttcatttgagGACTCGAAGCTCTGAGGGGCGGCGAAAGGCTCTCTCCACATGTGCGTCTCACATTACGGTGGTACTCTTGTTCTTTGGGCCCTGTATCTTCATCTATCTGAGGCCTTCTACCACTCTGTCCATGGACAAGTTTGTGGCCGTGTTCTACACCGTGATCACCCCTCTCCTCAATCCTGTCATCTACTCCCTGAGAAATGCTGAAGTGAAGAAGGCCATGAAGAGGTTGTGGATTAAGACAATGAAAGTAGATGAGAAGTAG
- the LOC142446583 gene encoding olfactory receptor 4X2-like: MADTHNVTEFIFLGLSPNLEVQRVCFVLFLLLYTAIVLGNFLIVLTVMTSSKLASPMYFFLSYLSFVEICYSSTTAPKLISDLLAERKAISRWGCMTQLFFIHFFGGTEIFLLTVMAYDRYVAICKPLNYTSIMNRQLCAVLVGTAWVGGFVHSFAQILLVFHLPFCGPNVIDHYFCDLLPLLRLACADILHIGLLIVANGGTLSVISFLVLLGSYVVILFHLRTRSSEGRRKALSTCASHITVVLLFFGPCIFIYLRPSTTLSMDKFVAVFYTVITPLLNPVIYSLRNAEVKKAMKRLWIKTMKVDEK; encoded by the coding sequence ATGGCTGACACACACAATGTGACTGAATTTATTTTTCTGGGGCTTTCTCCTAATCTGGAGGTGCAGAGAGTTTGCTTTGTGCTCTTTTTGCTGTTGTACACAGCGATTGTGCTGGGGAATTTCCTCATTGTGCTCACCGTTATGACCAGCAGCAAGCTGGCttcccccatgtacttcttcctcagtTACCTGTCCTTTGTGGAGATCTGCTACTCTTCTACCACTGCCCCTAAGCTGATTTCAGACTTGCTGGCTGAGAGGAAAGCCATATCTCGATGGGGTTGCATGACACAGCTTTTCTTCATCCACTTCTTTGGGGGTACTGAGATTTTCCTGCTCACcgtgatggcctatgaccgctatgtggccatttgCAAGCCCCTCAACTACACCAGCATCATGAACCGGCAACTGTGTGCTGTTCTCGTGGGAACAGCATGGGTGGGTGGCTTTGTACATTCCTTTGCCCAAATCCTTCTCGtcttccacctccccttctgtGGCCCCAATGTGATTGACCATTATTTTTGTGACCTGCTGCCTCTGCTCAGACTTGCCTGCGCCGACATTTTGCACATCGGTCTGCTGATTGTTGCCAATGGGGGAACACTCTCTGTGATTAGCTTTTTAGTTCTCTTAGGTTCTTATGtagttattttgtttcatttgagGACTCGAAGCTCTGAGGGGCGGCGAAAGGCTCTTTCCACATGTGCGTCTCACATTACGGTGGTACTCTTGTTCTTTGGGCCCTGTATCTTCATCTATCTGAGGCCTTCTACCACTCTGTCCATGGACAAGTTTGTGGCCGTGTTCTACACCGTGATCACCCCTCTCCTCAATCCTGTCATCTACTCCCTGAGAAATGCTGAAGTGAAGAAGGCCATGAAGAGGTTGTGGATTAAGACAATGAAAGTAGATGAGAAGTAG